The Granulicella sibirica genome has a segment encoding these proteins:
- a CDS encoding cupin domain-containing protein — translation MRRFFWGVVVLLAVLPAGTQQPETKAKLDARAQELIRLLRLEVLPKESGYLGIIGKSAQTAMVDGRSLAVQSQNYYMLTTERPINYLHWLAPDDTHILIEGGPVDYFIFHPEGRVEKKTLGMDLAHGERPVVAVPGGCWKALRLHDGAGYALMANTLSPEFTPDRVRIGEGEAWVKRFAGKADWASEASLREMIGPNWKP, via the coding sequence ATGAGACGTTTTTTCTGGGGTGTGGTGGTTTTGCTGGCGGTGCTTCCTGCGGGGACGCAGCAGCCGGAAACCAAGGCTAAGCTGGATGCGCGGGCGCAGGAGTTGATTCGACTGCTGCGGCTGGAGGTACTTCCGAAAGAGTCGGGGTACCTGGGAATTATCGGTAAGTCAGCACAGACGGCGATGGTGGATGGGCGATCGCTGGCGGTGCAGAGCCAGAACTACTACATGCTGACGACGGAGCGGCCTATCAACTATCTGCACTGGCTGGCACCGGACGATACGCACATCCTGATCGAGGGGGGACCGGTGGACTACTTCATCTTTCATCCGGAGGGGCGGGTGGAGAAGAAGACGCTGGGGATGGATCTGGCGCATGGCGAACGGCCTGTTGTGGCGGTACCGGGCGGGTGCTGGAAGGCGCTGCGTCTGCACGACGGAGCTGGATATGCGTTGATGGCGAATACGCTCTCGCCAGAGTTTACGCCGGACCGGGTGAGGATCGGCGAAGGAGAGGCGTGGGTGAAGCGCTTTGCGGGTAAGGCTGACTGGGCGAGCGAAGCGTCTTTGCGGGAGATGATCGGGCCGAACTGGAAGCCTTGA
- a CDS encoding FAD-containing oxidoreductase, whose protein sequence is MKQRFDAIILGAGQAGPPLAGRLTQAGWKVALVERKLFGGTCVNVGCTPTKALVASAHAAHLARRGGDFGVVSSGPVRMDMAAVKARKDKIVAKSRNGVEGWLRKMEGCTVFTGTASFTAANEVRVGEEFLEADHIFVNVGARPFVPPAKEMPGTDSVPFLTSSTILELDELPKHLVVVGGSYIGLEFAQMYRRFGAEVTVVERKDRLVPHEDEDVSAAVLDVLEAEGIQVRLDACCIALSKRGDEVVVGVECVAGHPEVVGSHVLLGIGRVPNTDDLGLAHAGVTTDEHGFIVVDDQLRTNVPGIWAMGDCNGRGAFTHTSYNDFEIVAANLLDADPRRVSDRIQVHALYIDPPLAQIGMTEAEVRASGKPALMGTRPMTKVGRAVEKGETKGFMKVLVDAETKMILGASILGTGGDEAIHCILTAMYARQPASLIQRSVHIHPTVAELIPTVFGDLKPMS, encoded by the coding sequence ATGAAGCAACGATTCGACGCCATTATCCTTGGGGCCGGCCAGGCGGGACCACCGCTTGCCGGTCGCTTGACGCAGGCGGGCTGGAAGGTGGCGCTGGTCGAGCGGAAGCTGTTTGGCGGGACGTGCGTGAATGTGGGCTGCACGCCGACGAAGGCGCTGGTCGCGAGTGCGCATGCGGCTCACCTGGCAAGGCGTGGGGGCGACTTCGGCGTGGTGTCGAGCGGGCCGGTGCGGATGGATATGGCGGCGGTGAAGGCGCGCAAGGATAAGATCGTCGCAAAGTCGCGGAATGGCGTTGAAGGATGGTTGCGGAAGATGGAAGGGTGCACCGTCTTTACGGGGACAGCGAGCTTTACGGCTGCGAACGAGGTTCGGGTGGGCGAGGAGTTCCTTGAAGCGGATCACATCTTTGTGAACGTCGGCGCGAGGCCGTTTGTGCCTCCGGCGAAAGAGATGCCGGGGACGGATTCGGTGCCGTTTCTGACGAGCTCCACGATTCTTGAGCTGGATGAGTTGCCGAAGCACCTTGTTGTCGTCGGCGGGAGTTATATCGGGCTTGAGTTCGCGCAGATGTACCGTCGGTTCGGGGCCGAGGTGACGGTTGTGGAGCGGAAGGACCGGCTGGTGCCGCACGAGGATGAGGATGTGTCGGCTGCGGTGCTGGACGTGCTCGAGGCTGAAGGGATCCAGGTGAGGCTCGACGCATGCTGCATCGCGCTTTCGAAGCGCGGCGATGAGGTTGTAGTTGGCGTGGAGTGTGTGGCGGGGCATCCCGAGGTGGTGGGGTCGCATGTCCTGCTGGGCATCGGACGGGTGCCGAATACCGACGACCTTGGGCTCGCGCATGCCGGGGTTACGACGGATGAGCATGGGTTCATCGTCGTGGACGATCAGCTTCGGACGAACGTTCCGGGGATATGGGCAATGGGCGATTGCAACGGGCGCGGGGCTTTCACCCATACGTCGTACAACGACTTCGAGATCGTAGCGGCGAACCTGCTGGATGCGGACCCACGAAGGGTGAGCGACCGGATCCAGGTGCATGCGCTGTATATCGATCCGCCGCTGGCGCAGATCGGCATGACGGAGGCCGAGGTGCGGGCGAGTGGGAAGCCGGCGTTGATGGGGACGCGTCCGATGACGAAGGTCGGGCGGGCCGTCGAGAAGGGCGAGACGAAGGGCTTTATGAAGGTGCTGGTGGATGCGGAGACGAAGATGATTCTTGGCGCTTCCATCCTTGGCACGGGCGGGGATGAGGCGATTCACTGCATTCTAACGGCGATGTACGCGAGACAGCCTGCTTCCCTGATTCAGCGTTCGGTGCATATTCATCCGACCGTGGCGGAGCTGATCCCGACGGTGTTCGGGGATTTGAAACCGATGTCTTAA
- a CDS encoding DUF4126 family protein codes for MLLIVFALILGIVAGLRAMTAPAAVSWAAKLGLLQVSGTPLAFMGYHYTAYILTVLAIGELMNDKLPATPSRKVPPQFIARVVSGGLVGATIGAAAGSLVIGLLAGAVGAVLGTLGGSAVRGKLAATFGKDLPAALIEDVVAVGVAAITVSRF; via the coding sequence ATGTTGTTGATTGTGTTTGCGTTGATCCTTGGGATCGTGGCGGGGCTTCGGGCGATGACGGCTCCGGCGGCTGTGAGCTGGGCGGCTAAGCTTGGGTTGCTGCAGGTGAGCGGGACGCCGCTCGCATTCATGGGATATCACTACACGGCGTATATCCTGACGGTGTTGGCAATCGGGGAGCTGATGAATGACAAGCTTCCGGCGACTCCGAGCCGCAAGGTTCCCCCGCAGTTTATCGCGAGGGTGGTGAGCGGCGGGCTGGTCGGGGCGACGATTGGCGCCGCGGCTGGGTCGCTTGTGATCGGATTGCTGGCTGGTGCGGTTGGTGCGGTTCTGGGCACGCTTGGCGGGTCTGCTGTTCGCGGGAAGCTGGCGGCTACGTTCGGTAAGGATCTTCCGGCGGCGCTGATCGAGGACGTCGTTGCGGTTGGCGTTGCGGCGATTACTGTATCGAGGTTCTGA
- a CDS encoding alginate lyase family protein — protein sequence MTIRFKQVLTTALFTAVTLHAESPLRSPWDTQPIKLTAAPYTCPAIPPIAPDLRTDGFYRLDDPTHSIVDPIRMKAYQASADPIKAAGATIVSAADAYRTSGSRAAAQCVIDRTFTLAQNASLTGAMSSNQAFYVQGWIAGAIAIAYLKVRDTHLETPTQNTAIGQWLLQLAHATQGYYDKRQASGDGMNNHAYWAGIEIAAIGVVANDRPAFNWGITAYKKGVDRIQPDGTLPLEMARATRALHYHLYALAPLVLIAEFGEANGIDLYAYDGGAIHRLATVSIDGLSDPSFFEKATGKPQETEPHPSGDQIGWAPPYARRFPNPALTHFIATAPSLSVPYLGGLPPN from the coding sequence ATGACTATTCGCTTCAAGCAAGTCCTCACGACCGCTCTCTTCACCGCCGTAACCCTCCACGCCGAATCCCCTCTTCGCTCTCCATGGGACACTCAGCCCATCAAGCTCACCGCCGCCCCGTACACCTGCCCCGCCATCCCGCCCATCGCCCCCGACCTCAGGACCGACGGCTTCTACCGTCTCGACGACCCCACGCATTCCATCGTCGACCCCATCCGCATGAAGGCCTACCAGGCCTCCGCCGACCCCATCAAGGCCGCCGGAGCCACTATCGTCTCCGCCGCCGACGCCTACCGCACCAGCGGCTCCCGAGCCGCCGCCCAATGCGTCATCGACCGCACCTTCACCCTCGCGCAAAACGCCTCCCTCACCGGCGCCATGTCCTCCAACCAGGCCTTCTACGTCCAGGGCTGGATCGCCGGAGCCATCGCCATCGCCTACCTCAAGGTCCGCGACACGCACCTCGAAACCCCCACCCAGAACACCGCCATCGGCCAATGGCTCCTTCAGCTAGCCCACGCAACCCAGGGCTACTACGACAAGCGCCAGGCCTCCGGAGACGGTATGAACAACCACGCCTACTGGGCCGGCATCGAGATCGCCGCCATCGGCGTCGTCGCCAACGACCGCCCCGCCTTCAACTGGGGCATCACCGCCTACAAGAAAGGCGTAGACCGCATCCAACCCGACGGCACCCTCCCCCTAGAGATGGCCCGCGCCACCCGTGCCCTCCACTACCACCTCTACGCCCTCGCACCGTTGGTCCTCATAGCCGAGTTCGGCGAAGCCAACGGCATCGACCTCTACGCCTACGACGGAGGCGCCATCCACCGCCTCGCCACAGTCTCCATCGACGGCCTCTCCGACCCATCCTTCTTCGAGAAGGCCACCGGCAAGCCCCAGGAGACCGAACCCCACCCCTCCGGCGACCAGATCGGCTGGGCCCCACCCTACGCCCGCCGCTTCCCCAACCCAGCCCTCACCCACTTCATCGCCACTGCTCCCAGCCTGAGCGTCCCCTACCTGGGAGGCCTGCCCCCAAACTAG
- a CDS encoding LLM class flavin-dependent oxidoreductase → MTPMQIGVDSFAASVPDPVTGATITPVERIQNLLAEITLADQSGLDHFGLGEHHRQEYLDSAPAVILAAAAALTKNIRLASAVTVLSAADPVRVFQEFATLDLISQGRAEIVVGRGSFIESFPLFGLALEDYDSLFTSKLDLLLELRDHTHVTWSGEHRAPLTGQGVYPRPLQNPIPIWLGVGGTPQSFARAGALGLPLMVAIIGGEPHRFRPLVDLYREAGKRAGHAPETLKVGVHALGYTAATDAQAAEDFFPGYAAAFTAIGKERGWPPVTRRQFDALLGPTGALMVGSPETVAKKVKAMSESLGGISRISFQMSVSALPHAKLMNAIELIGTAVAPILRK, encoded by the coding sequence ATGACACCCATGCAGATCGGCGTCGACAGCTTCGCCGCCTCCGTCCCCGACCCCGTCACCGGCGCCACCATCACCCCCGTCGAACGCATCCAGAACCTCCTAGCCGAGATCACCCTCGCCGACCAGTCCGGCCTCGACCACTTCGGCCTCGGCGAGCACCACCGCCAGGAGTACCTCGACTCCGCCCCCGCCGTCATCCTCGCCGCCGCGGCAGCCCTCACGAAAAACATCCGCCTCGCCAGCGCCGTAACCGTCCTCAGCGCCGCCGACCCCGTCCGCGTCTTCCAGGAGTTCGCCACCCTCGACCTCATCTCCCAGGGACGCGCCGAAATCGTCGTCGGCCGCGGCTCCTTCATAGAGTCCTTTCCCCTCTTCGGCCTAGCCCTCGAAGACTACGATTCCCTCTTCACGAGCAAGCTTGACCTCCTCCTCGAACTCCGCGACCACACCCACGTCACCTGGTCCGGCGAGCATCGCGCGCCCCTCACCGGACAGGGCGTCTACCCCCGCCCGCTCCAAAACCCCATTCCCATCTGGCTAGGCGTAGGCGGAACCCCGCAATCCTTCGCCCGCGCCGGAGCCCTCGGCCTCCCGCTCATGGTCGCCATCATCGGTGGCGAACCCCACCGCTTCCGGCCCCTCGTCGACCTCTACCGCGAAGCCGGAAAGCGAGCCGGCCACGCCCCTGAAACTCTGAAAGTCGGCGTCCACGCCCTCGGCTACACTGCCGCCACTGACGCTCAGGCCGCCGAAGACTTCTTCCCCGGCTACGCCGCCGCCTTTACCGCCATCGGCAAAGAGCGCGGCTGGCCCCCCGTCACCCGCCGCCAGTTCGACGCCCTTCTCGGCCCCACCGGAGCCCTCATGGTCGGCAGTCCCGAAACGGTCGCCAAAAAAGTCAAGGCCATGAGTGAGTCCCTCGGCGGCATCTCCCGTATCTCCTTCCAGATGAGCGTCTCCGCCCTTCCACACGCCAAACTCATGAACGCTATCGAGCTCATCGGCACCGCCGTCGCTCCCATCCTCCGAAAGTAA
- a CDS encoding HAD family hydrolase: MPDSNIQYGDPTVDPNRLQPGRKPPAPEHAAARKTVPQTILLDADDTLWENNIYFERAIAAFISYLDHRVHTPEEVREHLNVCERATIAAHGYGLKSFRKSLIHCFEDLSHSPATPDKHARIVSFTDSIAEHEIELLPGVAPTLHDLARRHRLILVTKGNLEEQTNKLERSGLAPLFSAVEVLAEKHDSAYRDVTRRHACEQALTWMVGNSPRSDINPALAAGLNAVFIPHDYTWVLEHEVVNQPPTGQHLLELPTFADLTAHF; the protein is encoded by the coding sequence ATGCCCGACTCCAACATCCAGTACGGCGACCCAACCGTCGACCCAAACCGCCTCCAGCCCGGCAGAAAGCCGCCCGCGCCAGAGCACGCCGCCGCCCGCAAAACCGTTCCCCAGACCATCCTCCTCGACGCCGACGACACCCTCTGGGAAAACAACATCTACTTCGAGCGCGCCATCGCCGCCTTCATCTCCTACCTCGACCACCGCGTCCACACCCCCGAAGAGGTCCGCGAGCACCTCAACGTCTGCGAGCGCGCCACCATCGCCGCCCACGGCTACGGCCTCAAGAGCTTCCGCAAGTCCCTCATCCACTGCTTCGAAGACCTCTCCCACTCCCCCGCCACCCCCGACAAGCACGCCCGCATCGTCAGCTTCACCGACTCCATCGCCGAACACGAAATCGAACTCCTCCCCGGCGTCGCCCCCACCCTCCACGACCTCGCCCGCCGCCACCGCCTCATCCTCGTCACCAAGGGCAACCTCGAAGAGCAGACCAACAAGCTCGAGCGCTCCGGCCTCGCCCCCCTCTTCTCCGCCGTCGAAGTCCTCGCCGAGAAGCACGACAGCGCCTACCGCGACGTCACCCGCCGCCACGCCTGCGAACAGGCCCTTACCTGGATGGTCGGCAACAGCCCCCGCTCTGACATCAACCCAGCCCTCGCCGCCGGCCTCAACGCCGTCTTCATCCCCCACGACTACACCTGGGTCCTCGAGCACGAAGTCGTCAACCAGCCCCCCACCGGCCAACACCTCCTCGAACTCCCCACTTTCGCCGACCTGACCGCCCACTTCTAA
- a CDS encoding VOC family protein, producing MTGTSKSTTLLPMLRPLLLAAAILLPSAAAQSQSTPTRPAITGIAFARFYTTDPAASQHFYGDTLGLTQTKLPDKLVYPVDHSQWIELVPTTAPPKANNRLVAVAFTTRDAAALEKYLTFHKVAIESPLKNGEFSVRDPEGNLVYFVQSGSDKLVAKAALATNAPSHRMIHVGFEVQDAAREDTFWRDILGFTPLWHGGFNDTVVKWSSVQVPEGSDWLEYMLGDGVTPTPRQAGTSNHVSLGTEHMNTVVAALAANHCEGPNCTAAKMGRDGKTQLNLYDPDQTRVEFMEFVPTEKPCCSPITGRTPTAEENK from the coding sequence TTGACTGGCACATCTAAATCCACTACCCTCCTCCCCATGCTCCGCCCCCTCCTTCTAGCCGCCGCCATTCTCCTGCCGTCCGCCGCAGCCCAATCCCAATCCACCCCCACCCGGCCCGCCATCACCGGCATCGCCTTCGCCCGCTTCTACACCACCGACCCCGCCGCGTCCCAGCACTTCTACGGCGACACCCTCGGCCTCACCCAGACCAAACTCCCCGACAAGCTCGTCTACCCTGTCGACCACTCCCAGTGGATCGAACTCGTCCCCACCACCGCCCCGCCCAAGGCCAACAACCGCCTCGTCGCCGTCGCCTTCACCACCCGCGACGCAGCCGCCCTCGAGAAGTACCTCACCTTCCACAAAGTCGCCATTGAATCCCCTCTCAAGAACGGCGAATTCTCCGTCCGCGACCCCGAGGGCAACCTCGTCTACTTCGTCCAGTCCGGCTCCGATAAGCTCGTCGCCAAAGCTGCCCTCGCCACCAACGCCCCCAGCCACCGCATGATCCACGTCGGCTTCGAGGTCCAGGACGCCGCCAGGGAAGACACCTTCTGGCGCGACATCCTCGGCTTCACCCCCCTCTGGCACGGCGGCTTCAACGACACCGTCGTCAAGTGGAGCAGCGTCCAGGTCCCCGAAGGCTCCGACTGGCTCGAATACATGCTCGGCGACGGCGTCACCCCAACCCCGAGACAAGCCGGAACCAGCAACCACGTCTCCCTCGGCACCGAGCATATGAACACCGTTGTAGCCGCCCTCGCCGCCAACCACTGCGAAGGCCCCAACTGCACCGCCGCCAAAATGGGCCGCGACGGCAAAACCCAGCTCAACCTCTACGACCCCGACCAGACAAGGGTAGAGTTCATGGAATTCGTCCCCACCGAAAAGCCCTGCTGCTCCCCCATCACCGGTCGAACCCCCACCGCCGAAGAAAACAAATAA
- a CDS encoding glycoside hydrolase family 18 protein: MARSILTLAATLLAATLHAQSPQLTAYFPQWGLYNTPQYNVKTLLASGGAEKLDQLNYAQGFVTDGKCSIADPNADLNFTFSADQSVDNIADQPTQPLRGNLNQLIKLKRKYPKLKLIISLEGKGSDFAADAQPDKRAAFVSSCIDIFLKGNLAPGIKAPNLFDGIDVDWEFPHEEDAANFQALLTEFRTQMNAFHPGLRLNIAVGPSPRMYPGTNFTAISGIVDQIGLMTYDMAGPWSKTTGLLAPLSLSQDQHHGSVANTINAYQQAGIPSQKLLMGIPFYGYGWHQVLEDNNGLFQEGEGIRGDRPYSHILTLIEQSTVYRDPTSQAPWLFDGDIFWTYEDPTSIHAKGAYARDHQLGGLMIWELGEDTPSAALLHASWESLNPQTYDPDSTR, translated from the coding sequence ATGGCACGATCGATCCTCACTCTCGCCGCCACACTTCTCGCCGCAACCCTCCACGCCCAGTCTCCCCAGCTCACCGCCTACTTCCCGCAATGGGGCCTCTACAACACGCCGCAGTACAACGTAAAAACCCTCCTCGCCTCCGGAGGAGCCGAAAAACTCGACCAACTCAACTACGCCCAGGGCTTCGTCACCGACGGAAAGTGTTCCATCGCCGATCCCAACGCCGACCTGAATTTCACCTTCTCCGCCGACCAGAGCGTCGACAACATCGCCGATCAGCCAACCCAGCCCCTCCGCGGTAACCTGAATCAGCTCATCAAGCTCAAGCGCAAATATCCAAAACTGAAGCTCATCATCTCCCTCGAAGGCAAAGGCTCTGACTTCGCCGCCGACGCCCAACCCGATAAGCGCGCAGCCTTCGTCTCCTCCTGCATCGACATCTTCCTCAAAGGCAATCTGGCTCCCGGAATCAAGGCACCCAATCTCTTCGACGGAATCGACGTCGACTGGGAATTCCCCCACGAGGAAGACGCAGCCAACTTCCAGGCTCTCCTCACCGAATTCCGCACCCAGATGAACGCCTTCCACCCAGGCTTGCGCCTCAACATAGCAGTCGGTCCAAGCCCAAGAATGTATCCAGGAACAAACTTCACCGCAATCTCCGGAATCGTAGACCAGATCGGACTCATGACCTACGACATGGCAGGTCCATGGAGCAAGACCACAGGGCTTCTAGCTCCACTTTCGCTCTCGCAGGATCAACATCACGGATCCGTCGCGAACACCATCAACGCCTACCAGCAGGCAGGAATCCCATCCCAGAAGCTCCTCATGGGAATTCCCTTCTACGGTTATGGCTGGCATCAGGTCCTCGAGGACAACAACGGTCTCTTCCAGGAAGGCGAAGGAATCCGCGGTGATCGCCCCTACAGCCACATCCTCACCCTGATCGAGCAGTCCACTGTCTACCGCGATCCAACCTCGCAAGCGCCTTGGCTCTTCGACGGAGACATCTTCTGGACCTACGAAGATCCCACCTCCATCCACGCCAAAGGAGCCTACGCAAGAGACCACCAGTTAGGCGGACTTATGATCTGGGAGTTAGGCGAAGACACTCCCTCCGCCGCTCTCCTTCACGCTTCCTGGGAATCCCTCAACCCTCAGACGTACGATCCTGACTCCACTCGCTAG
- the rpsD gene encoding 30S ribosomal protein S4 has product MSNRTKWKMQRALGMELPGLGKPGALETRNYPPGQHGQGNKRKPTQYGTQLREKQKLLFHYGLREEQLRRFVRTARTMNASNWIESLIGLLELRLDNVVFRLGFARSIAAARQLVSHGHVMVNGKIVTIGSAVLRSGTFVRLTEYASGAMTEAARNAPRLPLPSYLQFAMEGVNDHGVIRMQPGTEHVPFEFNPRQVAEYYAKRGV; this is encoded by the coding sequence TTGAGTAATAGGACGAAGTGGAAGATGCAGCGGGCGCTCGGCATGGAGTTGCCGGGACTGGGGAAGCCGGGAGCTTTGGAGACGCGGAACTATCCTCCGGGGCAGCACGGGCAGGGGAACAAGCGCAAACCGACACAGTATGGGACGCAGTTGCGGGAGAAGCAGAAGCTGCTCTTTCACTACGGCCTTCGCGAGGAGCAGTTGCGGCGGTTCGTGCGGACGGCGCGGACGATGAACGCTTCCAACTGGATCGAGAGCCTGATTGGGCTGCTTGAACTGCGACTCGATAACGTCGTGTTTCGCTTGGGGTTCGCGCGGAGCATCGCGGCGGCGCGTCAGCTTGTGAGTCACGGACACGTGATGGTCAATGGGAAGATCGTCACGATCGGGAGTGCGGTGCTGCGATCCGGGACGTTCGTCCGGCTGACGGAATATGCGAGTGGCGCGATGACGGAAGCGGCGAGGAATGCTCCAAGGCTTCCGCTTCCTTCTTATCTGCAGTTCGCCATGGAGGGTGTGAACGATCATGGCGTGATCCGGATGCAGCCAGGTACGGAGCATGTTCCATTCGAGTTCAATCCACGACAGGTTGCGGAGTACTACGCGAAGAGGGGTGTTTAG
- a CDS encoding carboxypeptidase-like regulatory domain-containing protein, which produces MRLFAVLAGLGVSLRETPSSTLRKRVCCGGLLAGILLGGVSETTVAQVNETLTVGELDFPDAPGIGGQAETHGASAQTGSASIAGTVVDMSGVAIQGARVTVLREGAADEQVMLSNEKGEFVFEHLPAGSFRVAVRSKGMETFASNDIVLPAGRRFELPLIELPFAPTNTEVQVVVTEEAIAQEQMKAEEKQRILGILPNFYTSYIWNAAPLRPKQKFELSLKSVTDPVAIAAVAVSAGIEQANNTFPGYGQGAEGYAKRFGAGYADRTIGRLLSSAVFPSIFRQDPRYFYRGTGSIKSRALYAIGSALICKGDNGELQPNYSHVLGNFAAAGISNLYRAQEDRTASLTIRNGFILTAGNAATNLIREFISRKISSNVPSYAQGKPLE; this is translated from the coding sequence GTGCGTCTTTTTGCGGTTTTGGCCGGCCTTGGCGTTAGTCTTCGCGAAACTCCTTCCTCGACGTTGCGGAAGCGTGTTTGCTGCGGTGGTCTGCTTGCTGGCATCTTGCTCGGCGGAGTCTCCGAAACGACTGTTGCTCAGGTGAACGAGACCCTTACGGTGGGTGAACTGGATTTTCCGGATGCACCTGGGATAGGGGGACAAGCAGAAACCCATGGGGCTTCGGCGCAGACTGGTTCGGCGAGTATCGCGGGGACGGTTGTCGACATGAGCGGTGTGGCGATCCAAGGGGCGCGAGTGACGGTCCTGCGAGAAGGTGCAGCGGATGAACAAGTCATGCTCTCCAATGAGAAGGGCGAGTTTGTTTTTGAACATCTTCCGGCAGGCAGCTTCCGCGTCGCTGTGCGATCGAAGGGGATGGAGACGTTTGCCTCGAACGACATCGTGCTTCCCGCTGGGCGGCGCTTTGAGCTTCCGCTGATTGAGCTGCCATTTGCGCCTACGAACACCGAAGTGCAGGTCGTCGTGACGGAGGAGGCGATCGCGCAGGAACAGATGAAGGCGGAGGAGAAACAACGCATCCTCGGCATCCTTCCAAACTTCTATACGAGCTACATCTGGAACGCAGCGCCGCTCAGGCCGAAGCAGAAGTTCGAATTGTCGTTGAAGTCGGTGACAGACCCGGTTGCCATTGCCGCGGTGGCGGTCTCGGCAGGTATAGAACAGGCGAACAATACGTTTCCTGGTTATGGCCAGGGCGCGGAAGGGTATGCGAAGCGGTTCGGCGCAGGCTATGCAGACAGGACGATCGGGAGGCTGCTTTCGAGCGCGGTGTTTCCATCGATCTTCCGTCAGGATCCTCGCTACTTCTATCGGGGGACCGGATCGATCAAGTCGAGGGCGCTGTATGCGATCGGATCCGCGCTGATCTGCAAGGGCGACAACGGGGAGTTACAACCGAACTACTCGCATGTGCTGGGAAACTTTGCGGCGGCGGGCATCTCGAATCTGTACCGGGCTCAGGAAGATCGAACTGCTTCTTTGACCATTCGGAACGGCTTCATACTAACTGCGGGGAACGCCGCGACTAATCTGATCCGGGAGTTCATCTCGCGGAAGATTTCGTCTAATGTTCCGTCGTACGCGCAAGGCAAGCCGCTGGAGTAG
- a CDS encoding sugar MFS transporter, whose protein sequence is MAFVANPSAPGIGGRTKTDLRAMTIATALFFMWGFLTCLNDILIPHLKSIFELGYAQAMLVQFAFFSSYFVFALPAGKLVEWRGYKQTMVIGLIVMAAGAFLFLPASAAASFGLFLFALVTLAAGITCLQVSANPYVTSLGPEETASSRLNFSQAFNSLGTFAAPLLGGALILGGTQLAPEKLHSLSAAVLQTYREQQASSVRLPYLGIGLTLLLLALALGLLKMPPMITSHTRDFRPGAYDEVAGLDDSVWRHPWLLMGALGIFLYVGAEVCIGSFLVNYFGLPEISAMPEQVAARYVSLYWGGAMIGRFIGSAILQKLRTGIVLGCAACIACALVIVSMITHGHTAMWAILAVGLFNSVMFPNIFTLGLSNLGALTSKGSSLMVAAIVGGALLPLLEGHLADRIGVQHAFVVPVVCYLFIASYGFAAARAEGATVPIPKAV, encoded by the coding sequence ATGGCATTCGTCGCAAACCCAAGCGCACCAGGAATCGGCGGCAGAACCAAAACCGACCTGCGAGCGATGACCATCGCAACCGCCCTCTTCTTCATGTGGGGCTTTCTCACATGCCTGAACGACATCCTCATCCCCCACCTCAAGAGCATCTTTGAACTCGGCTACGCCCAGGCCATGCTCGTTCAGTTCGCCTTCTTCTCGTCCTACTTCGTCTTCGCCCTTCCGGCTGGCAAACTTGTCGAGTGGCGCGGCTACAAGCAGACGATGGTGATCGGCCTCATCGTCATGGCTGCTGGGGCTTTCCTCTTCCTGCCGGCGTCAGCCGCCGCGTCCTTCGGCCTCTTCCTCTTCGCCCTCGTCACCCTCGCCGCAGGAATCACCTGCCTCCAGGTCTCGGCCAACCCCTATGTCACCAGTCTCGGCCCCGAGGAGACCGCCTCCAGCCGCCTCAACTTCTCGCAGGCTTTCAACTCCCTCGGAACCTTCGCCGCGCCCCTCCTCGGTGGCGCCCTCATCCTCGGCGGAACCCAGCTAGCCCCGGAAAAGCTCCACTCCCTTTCAGCCGCTGTCCTCCAGACCTACCGCGAGCAGCAGGCGTCCTCCGTCCGCCTCCCATACCTGGGAATCGGCCTGACGCTTCTTCTCCTCGCGCTCGCGCTCGGCCTCCTCAAGATGCCGCCTATGATCACGAGCCACACCCGTGACTTCCGCCCCGGGGCATACGACGAGGTTGCGGGCTTGGACGACAGCGTCTGGCGTCACCCCTGGCTTCTGATGGGAGCCCTCGGAATCTTCCTTTACGTCGGTGCCGAGGTCTGCATCGGCAGCTTCCTCGTCAACTACTTTGGCCTTCCGGAGATCTCCGCCATGCCCGAGCAGGTCGCCGCCCGCTATGTCAGCCTCTACTGGGGCGGTGCCATGATCGGACGCTTCATTGGCTCCGCCATCCTCCAGAAGCTACGCACCGGCATCGTCCTCGGTTGCGCTGCCTGCATCGCCTGCGCTCTGGTCATCGTCTCGATGATCACCCACGGCCACACCGCTATGTGGGCGATTCTCGCGGTTGGTCTCTTCAACTCGGTGATGTTCCCCAACATCTTCACTCTCGGCCTATCAAACCTCGGAGCCCTCACCAGCAAGGGCTCAAGCCTGATGGTCGCGGCGATCGTTGGTGGCGCATTGCTTCCTCTGTTGGAAGGCCACCTCGCCGACCGCATCGGTGTCCAGCACGCCTTTGTCGTCCCCGTCGTCTGCTATCTCTTCATCGCCTCATACGGCTTCGCCGCAGCCCGCGCGGAGGGTGCGACGGTCCCCATCCCGAAGGCCGTCTAG